Genomic DNA from Ilyobacter polytropus DSM 2926:
CCTCTCACTAAGTCAGCTACTAGTCTAGCTTTTTGAGGAGATAGTCTTACATATTTGGTCGTTGCTCTAGCTTCCACTAGTCGCACCTCCTTTATCTCTCTAATATATTGATAACTTTACTTACTTCTTCTTTTTCTTCCTATCTACACCGTGACCATAGTAAGTTCTTGTTGGAGCAAATTCTCCCATTTTATGTCCTACCATCTGTTCAGTCACGTGTACTGGTATATGTTTTTTTCCGTTATATACTCCAAAAGTCAAACCGATGAAGTTAGGAAATATTGTCGATCTTCTTGACCAAGTTTTAATTACTGCTTTTGTATTTTCAGAAGCGATTGCCTCTTCAACTTTTTTCATTAAGTGGTGGTCACAGAAAGGTCCCTTTTTTAACGATCTTGCCATTACGTGTTAGCCTCCTCTCTCGAAAATTACTTTTGGTTTCTTCTTCTTACGATAAATTTATCCGAAGATTTCTTTCCTCTAGTTTTGTATCCAAGTGTCGGTTTACCCCAAGGAGTAACTGGTCCTTTTCTACCAACAGGTGTTCTTCCTTCTCCACCACCGTGAGGGTGATCAACCGGATTCATTACAGATCCTCTTACATGAGGTCTTCTACCCATATGTCTGTTTCTACCAGCTTTACCGATGTTAACTAGTTGGTGTTCAGAGTTCCCTACTTCACCAATAGTAGCCATACACTCTTTGTGGATAAGTCTAACTTCTCCAGAAGGTAGCTCTACATGACAGTAAGTTCCTTCTTTTGCCATAAGTCTTGCAGCTGTTCCTGCAGATCTTACTAGCTGTCCACCTCTTCCAATTTGAAGCTCTAGGTTATGGATCTGTGTACCCACAGGCATATCCTTAAGTTTCATAGCATTTCCTGGCTTAACTTCAGCGTTTGAACCAGCCATTACTACGTCACCCTTCTTTAGTCCTTTAGGTGCAAGTATGTATCTCTTTTCTCCATCAGCATAAAATAGTAGAGCTATGTTAGCTGTTCTGTTTGGATCATATTCAATAGATGCTACTCTTGCAGGTATATCTAGTTTGTTTCTTTTGAAATCTATTAGCCTGTAAAGTCTTTTGTGTCCTTTTTGTCTATTTCTAGCTGTTCTGTGCCCGTAGTTATCTCTACCATAAGCAGATTTTAAAGGTACAGTTAAAGACTTTTCAGGTCTTACCATGTCTAACTCTTTGTTGACAATTTTAGACATATGTCTTGTACCGTTAGTCATAGCTTTCATTTTTTTGATTGCCATTTCTCTTTAACCTCCGAAAAAAAATTTTCGATAATTAGACCTATAATTATCTTTAATCCGTTCATCTAAATCCTTAAATTATAGATTAAACATTTTGAAAGTAAGTTATTGTATTACCTTCAGCAAGCTTTACTACAGCTTTTTTCTTAGCCTGTGTATTGTAAAGTTTTGCTCCGTGTCTTTTCACAACAGATTTAACGTTGAGAGTAGCTACAGATTCAACCTTTACGTTAAAAATTTCTTCCACAGCTTTTTTGATTTGAATTTTATTTGCTTTAGGTGTTACTTCAAATGTATATCTGTTGAACTCTCTTCTTAGAAGTTCAGTTTTTTCTGTGATGATTGGTTTCTTTACTATATCATAAACAGTCATTATCCAAGCACCTCCTCAATAGTAGCTAGTGCTTCTTTTGTTATGATCACCTTATTTTGCTTAAGAAGCCAGTAAACACCAAGTTCATTTGGTTGAAGAACAACCGCATTTTCAAGGTTTCTAGCTGATAGATACAAATTGAAATCTGCATCGTTAGCAAGATCATTAACAACAAACAGTTGCTTCGTGTTAGCTTCTAAAGCTTTTGTCAGAGCCATTATAGTCTTTGTTTTAGGTGCTTCGATAGCGCCATCTAAAACTACAATGCTTCCTTCTGCAACTTTAGCAGATAAAGCTGACTTAAGTGCAACCTTTCTAACTTTTTTGTTAACTTTCTTTTCGAAAGATCTAGGCTGAGGTCCGAATGTAACTCCTCCACCTACCATGTGAGGGGCTCTTGTAGAACCTTGTCTAGCTCTACCTGTACCTTTTTGTTTGAAAGGCTTTCTTCCTCCACCTCTAACCATTGCTCTCGTTTTCGTAGCAGCAGTTCCTTGTCTGGCAGCTGCTAGTTCAGCAGTCAACACTTCATGAAGCACCGCTTTGTTTGGCTCGATTCCGAACACTGTATCTTTAACTTCAAGAGTTCCAGTTTGATCTCCTGCTAAGTTATATATGTTTAAAACTGCCATCATTTTCCTCCTTCCTCAAATCTACTAACCAGTTATTTTTTTATAGCTGGCTTCACTACAATGTAACCGTTCTTCGGTCCAGGAACCGCACCTTTTATTAGTAATAAATTGTTTTCTACATCAACTTTTACTACTTTTAAGTTCTGAACTGTTACTGCAGCGTTTCCATATCTTCCAGCCATCTTTAGACCTTTCAATACTTTTGAAGGGAACGATGATTGTCCGATAGAACCTCCAAGTCTGTGGTTTCTAGAAACCCCGTGAGTGGCTCTGTTTCCTGAGAAGTTATGTCTTTTCATAACACCTGCAGTACCTTTACCTTTAGAAGTTCCTTTGATATCTACAAACTCGACACCATCTAATATGTCAACTTTGATTTCTTGTCCTAATTCATATCCCTCTACTGAATCAGCCTTGAGCTCTCTAACAAATCTTAAAGGTTTAACACCAGCCTTGTTAAAGATACCCATCATTGGTTTAGTAGTGTTCTTTTCTTTCTTTTCGTCAAATCCTAATTGAAGAGCAGTGTACCCGTCTTTTTCCTCAGTTTTTTTCTGAAGAACAAAGTTAGGACCCGCCTCTACAACTGTTACTGGAACAAATTTTCCATTTTCGAAAATTTGTGTCATTCCAATTTTTTTAGCTAAAATTCCTGCCATTCTTTTACCTCCATCAAATAATATATTGGTTGACAACTTCTCCTCGTGGTTCCACGACTTAACTTTTAAAAAAAGTACCGCCAACTTGTATTATTCTGTAAGGATAACTATAAGTTTCAAAAGAATTTTGTCTTTAAAAACCCCAATTACCCGATAATCAGCTGATCCGCGCTCTTTTTCGTCAGAAATTAAGCTTGCTTAATTTCGATTCCAACACCAGCTGGTAAGTTAACCGCTGTTAATGAAGAGATTGTCTTCTGGCTTGAGTTTTTGATCTCTACCATTCTTTTATGCACTCTCATTTCGAACTGCTCTCTAGCATCTTTGTTCACGTGTACAGATCTAAGTACTGTGTACTTTTTAATCTTTGTTGGTAGTGGCATAGGTCCTGCGATTTCCGCCCCAGACTTTTTAGCAACTTCAGCAATTCTCTTAGCTGATTGATCCAACAATGCGTGATCATAAGCTTTTAAATAGATTCTTAATTTATTAGAAGCCATCTATCTCTTGCACCTCCTGTAAAATTTATCAATAGGTCAGGGATGTCAAACATCCTCTGCTCACACACTTTAGAGATTATATCACACTCTCCAAAAATAACAAAGTCTTTTTTGAAAAGAATAATTAAGTTTTCAACTTTTATCTCAAACAATGCTCCAAAACAAATTTTATCGGGGAAACACGAGCTTCCCCGATAATTTTCATTTTAATATTTTATTATTTAGTGATTGTAGCAACTACTCCAGAAGCTACTGTTCTTCCACCTTCTCTTATTGCGAATCTTAGTCCTTCTTCCATCGCGATTGGGTGAATCAGTTCTACTGTCATCTCTACGTTATCTCCAGGCATTACCATCTCTACTCCTTCTGGTAAGTTGATTGCTCCTGTGATATCTGTTGTTCTGAAGTAGAATTGTGGTCTGTATCCTGTAAAGAATGGAGTATGTCTTCCTCCCTCTTCTTTTGTTAGTACATATACTTCTGATGTGAATCCTGTATGTGGAGTGATTGTTCCTGGCTTAGCAAGAACTTGTCCTCTTTCTACGTCTTCTTTCTTGATTCCTCTTAGTAGTGCTCCGATGTTATCTCCGGCTTCTCCTTGATCAAGAAGCTTTCTGAACATCTCTACTCCTGTACAAACTGCTTTTTGTGTGTCTTTGATTCCGATTATTTCAATCTCTTCTCCGACTTTGATTATTCCTCTTTCTACTCTTCCAGTTACAACTGTTCCTCTACCTGTGATAGTGAAAACATCTTCTACTGGCATTAGGAATGGCTGATCTACTGCTCTTTCTGGTGATGGAATGTAAGAATCTACTGCATCCATAAGTTCTTCGATCTTAGCTACCCATTGAGCTTCTCCGTTAAGAGCTCCTAGTGCTGATCCTGCTATTACAGGAATGTCGTCTCCTGGGAATCCGTAGTCTGATAGAAGTTCTCTTACTTCCATCTCTACTAATTCTAGTAACTCTTCGTCATCTACCATATCTGCTTTGTTTAGGTATACTACGATGTAAGGTACTCCTACCTGTCTTGAAAGAAGGATATGCTCTCTTGTTTGAGGCATTGGTCCGTCTGCTGCTGATACTACTAGGATAGCTCCATCCATCTGAGCTGCTCCTGTGATCATGTTCTTTACATAGTCAGCATGGCCTGGACAGTCAACGTGAGCGTAGTGTCTGTTTGCTGTTTCATACTCGATATGAGCTGTATTGATTGTGATTCCTCTTTCTCTCTCTTCTGGTGCCTGGTCAATGTTTGCAAAGTCTACTTTCTTTGCTAATCCTTTGTCAGAAAGTACTTTTGAGATTGCTGCAGTTGTTGTTGTCTTTCCATGGTCAACGTGTCCTATTGTTCCTACATTTACATGGGGTTTTGATCTTGAAAATTTTTCCTTAGCCATTTCAATCCTCCTAAAAAATTAAAATAATAATTATTGTGTATTTCTTAATAGGCACCCACTTTTAGGTGGGCACCTTCTGGATATATAGTCCTTTAAGTAAAAAAGAATTACTTCCCTCTTGCTTCTTGGATACTTTTTTGAATGCTAGCAGGTACCTGAGCATATTCAGAAAATTCCATTGCATAAGTAGCTCTTCCTTGAGATTTAGATCTAAGATCAGTTGCATAACCAAACATTTCTGAAAGTGGTACTTTTGCATCAATGATTTTAGCTCCATTTCTATCTGTCATTCCAGAAACCATTCCTCTTCTAGAGTTAAGATCTCCTATAAGGTCTCCCATATACTCTTCTGGAGTAGTAACTTCAACTTTGAAGACAGGCTCAAGAATTACAGGGCTACATTTAGCAGCAGCCTGCTTAACTGCCATAGAACCGGCAATTTTAAATGCCATTTCTGATGAATCGACTTCATGATATGATCCATCATAAAGTTCAACTTTTACATCTTCCATTGGGTATCCTGCTACGACTCCACTTTCAAGAGCCTCTTTACATCCTCTTTCCACTGCAGGGATGTATTCTCTAGGGATAGCTCCACCTGTAACTTTATTGATAAACTCAAATCCTTTTCCTGGATTTGGTTCTACTTTTATCTTAACGTGTCCATACTGACCTCTACCACCTGACTGCTTAGCGTATTTAACGTCATGGTCGATATTAGTAGTGATTGTTTCTCTGTATGCAACTTGAGGTTTTCCTACGCTAGATTCAACGTTGAATTCTCTTTTCATTCTATCCACAAGGATTTCTAGGTGAAGCTCACCCATTCCAGATATGATAGTTTGACCTGTTTCTTCGTCAGTTTGAACTCTGAATGTAGGATCCTCTTCTGCCAATTTACCAAGGGCAATTCCCATTTTCTCTTGGTCAGCTTTTGTCTTAGGCTCAACCGCTACTGAGATAACAGGCTCAGGGAACTCCATTTTCTCAAGTATGATTGGTTGACTCATATCACATAGAGTGTCTCCAGTGGTAGTTTCTTTCAGACCAACCGCTGCTGCGATATCTCCACAGTAAACTACACTTAACTCTTCTCTGTTGTTTGCGTGCATTTGTAGGATTCTTCCTACTCTTTCTTTTTTACCCTTTGTCGAGTTAAGAACTGAAGTTCCCTTCTCTATGATTCCTGAATAAACTCTAAAGAAAGCAAGTTTCCCTACAAAAGGGTCAGTCATAATTTTGAAAGCAAGAGCTGAGAATGGCTGCTCGTCTCCAGGCAATCTTTCCATCTCTATTTCATCATTTTTAACGTCAGTTCCCTTTATAGCTCCAATATCAAGTGGAGAAGGCATAAGATCAACCACTGCGTCCATTAGAGGTTGAACACCTTTGTTTTTAAATGCTGTTCCACAAGTTACAGGAACAATTTCATTTGCTATAGTTGCTTTTCTAAGACCAGCTCTAAGCTCATCTTCGCTGATTTCATCTCCACCGAAGAATTTCTCCATAAGATCATCATCAGTTTCAACTATAGATTCAATCATAAAGTTTCTAGCTTCTTCAGCTTTGTCAGCCAGTTCAGCTCTGATATCTACAACTTGAAAATCCTGTCCAGTTGCAGTATCTAAAGGCCAAATGATCTCTTTCATTTGAATAAGATCTATGATCCCTTCAAAATTTTCCTCTGCTCCGATTGGAAGCTGAATAGGAACTGCATTTGATCCTAATTTTTCTCTGATATCATTTACACACATATCAAAGTCTGCACCGACTCTATCCATTTTGTTGAAGAAAGCCATTCTAGGAACTTCGTACTTATCTGCCTGTCTCCAAACTGTTTCAGATTGAGGTTGAACTCCATCAACAGCTGAGAACACAGCTACTGAACCATCAAGAACTCTTAAAGATCTTTCCACCTCTACAGTAAAGTCCACGTGCCCTGGTGTGTCTATTATATTTATCCTGTGATTTCTCCAGAAACAAGTTGTTGCCGCAGAAGTGATAGTGATCCCTCTTTCTTGCTCTTGTTCCATCCAGTCCATTGTAGCCGCACCATCGTGTACTTCACCAATTCTATGAGTTATCCCTGTGTAAAGCAGGATTCTTTCAGTAGTGGTTGTCTTACCCGCATCGATATGGGCCATGATACCAATGTTTCTTGTCATACCTAAAGAAACTTTTCTAGCCATCTGGTTTTGCCCTCCTTAAAAGATATAATCCTAAATTAAGATATTACCACTTATAGTGTGCGAAAGCTCTGTTTGCTTCGGCCATTTTATAAGTATCCTCTTTCTTCTTAACAGTTGCACCTTCATTGTTTCCTGCTGCGATTAATTCAGCTGCAAGCTTTTCCATCATACCGTATTCTTTTCTCTGTCTTGTGTATGTTGTTAACCATCTAAGTGCTAGAGTTTGTTGTCTCTCTATTCTCACTTCTACTGGTACTTGGTATGTAGCTCCACCTATTCTTCTAGATCTAACTTCTACTTGCGGCTTGATGTTGTCTATAGCTGTTTTGAATACTTCGTATCCTTCTTGACCAGTTTTTTCTTTAATTAGGTCCATCGCTCCGTAAAAGATAGTTTCTGCAAGTGATTTTTTTCCATCTAACATTATCGAATTGATAAATTTAGTTACAACTTTATCTCCATACCTAGAATCAGGTAATACATCTCTCTTTACTGCTGCTCTTCTTCTTGACATATCTTATTTCACCTCCCGAAAATTAAGCTTTTTTAGCTCCATATTTTGATCTTGATTTTTTTCTGTTTGCAACACCAGCAGTATCTAAAGCTCCTCTGATAACTTTATATCTTACCCCTGGTAAATCTTTTGTTCTTCCACCTCTTACAAGTACAATCGAGTGTTCTTGTAAGTTGTGTCCTTCACCTGGAATATACGTAGTAACCTCGATTCCATTTGTAAGCTTTACTCTTGCAACCTTTCTAAGTGCTGAGTTTGGCTTCTTTGGAGTACTTGTGTAAACTCTTATACAAACTCCTCTTCTTTGTGGGTTACCGTGTAGCGCCGGTGACTTTTTAGCTTCTTCTAAAGTCGCTCTTCCTTTTTTTACTAATTGATTTAAAGTAGGCATTTTACCCTCCTTCCGAATTTTAAATTAAAAATTTAATTATAACTTGAACATTATACTGACTTTGTTTCAAAAAGTCAACACTCAAAAAAACACTCAGTGTTTTAAGAGAAAAATTATAGATAATCTTCAAAAAATAATTTCCCAGATACTTTTTTGTTGTCCAAAAAATATTATAACATATTTTTTATTTTACAACTATATTTTTTGTTTTAATTTTTACTCTGAAATTTCAGATAGTTCTTCTTGTACTGCTTCCCACTCTTCCATAGTCTTTGTTATTTTATCATCTATTAGATCTAGTTCTTTTTGGATATCCATTAATGTCTCAAGATTATTTATTTTTCCTGCCTCATGATATCTTTCTTCCAAGATGCTTTTTTCCAATTCTAGCCCCTCTATACCCTCTTCAAGTTTTTGACCTTTTCTCTCTAAAGATCCTATCCTATTTTTTATTTTTTTCTGTTCCTCATAATCAATATTCCCCTGGGTATCTTTTTCATTTACTTCAGAGTTACTCTTATAGGCCTCATAGTCTCCCTTAAAAAGAGTGCTGCCGTCTTTTGTAATTTCATATATCTTATTGACTACACTTTCTAAAAAATGTCTGTCGTGGGAAACCACAATTAAAGTTCCGTCATACTCTTCTAAAGCGGATTCTAGTATCTCCCTAGAATATATGTCTAGATGGTTGGTTGGCTCATCTAAGATCAGAAAATTTGGCTTATCCATAATAAGCCTCATCAGAGCAACTCTCGCTTTTTCTCCACCACTTAGAGTTTTTATTTTTTTAAAGGCATCATCTTCTGAAAACAAAAAACCTCCACATATGGATCTGGCCTGTTCTTCACTTAGAGGATAATTGTTAAGAAGTTCCTCTATAACTGTGGCATCTTCATTTAGTCCTTCATGTTTTTGATCATAATATCCTATTTTTATTCTTTCACCCCAGAGGATCTCACCGCTGTCTTTATTTTCCAAGCTGTTTATTATTCTCAGTATAGTAGATTTCCCAACACCGTTTTTACCGATGAGTCCTATTCTGTCTCCCCTATACACCTCCATGTTCACATCACGGAAGATCTCCTGTCCGTCAAAACTCTTAGAAAGATTTCTGATTTTTACAACTCTGTCTGTGCTGACGTTTTCCACCTGAAATTTAAGCTTCATTTTCCTGATACTGACAACAGGATCGTCCATTTTTTCCATTCTGTCTAAAATCTTTTCCCGGCCTCTGGCCTGCTTGGACTTAACTCCGGCCTTATAACGTCTTATAAACTCCTCGGTTTTTTTTATTTTATCCTGCTCTTTTTCATAGGATTTTATGGCTCCTGTGAGGTAGGCTTCCTTCTGTATAGTATAGTCTGTAAAGTTTCCTCTGTAGATATTTATAGTTTTTCTCTCAAGCTCAAAAACCTTATTTATCACATTATCTAGGAAATATCTGTCATGGGATATCAGTATAAAAGCCTTATTATAATCTTTCAAAAACTTCTCAAGCCACTCTATAGCATTTAAGTCAAGGTGGTTTGTAGGCTCATCTAGTATAAGAAGCTCAGGTTCTTCAAGGAGTATTTTTCCCAGAGCTATTCTTGACTGCTGCCCCCCTGAAAGATCTCCTATGACATTTTTCCAGAGGTTTTCCGGAAAATTCAGCCCTGTGAGAATCTGCTTTACCTTATACTCTACTGAGTAACCCTCTTCCTGTTCATACCTTGTTGACAGCCTTGCAAGTTCTTCCATTATTTCATCAAAATTATTTATATCCACAGCCAGTCTTTCATTTAGTTCCTGTATTCTTTCATAATCTTTCTTAAGGTGAGAAAAAACTGACATGAGCTCATCAAAAACCCTGTTTTCTTTGTTCAGATCAAAATTCTGTGAGAGATAGCCTATCTTTAGTCCGCCTTTTTTTGATATGGTACCCTGAATTTTAGTCTCTTCATCCGTATCATGGTGCTCCTCTTCCAGAAGTATTTTCACCAAGGTGGTTTTCCCGGCACCATTTAAGCCCACCAGACCAATCTTGTCCTTTTCATCTATTGAAAAGCTTAAGTTTTTCAGAAGAGTTTCCCCTGAAAAACTTTTGTGTATGTTGTTTATCTGCAATACAGCCATTTTTTTCTCCTAACTTTTAATAGGTTTTTCATTCTTTAAAATTATATCATAAACTATCATCTGTTCCAAGCTTTTGCAACCTGTACTAAATCTTTTAAAGCCGATTATGCTGCAATTAAAAAAGGGGCTTTCGCCCCTGAAACTATATTATTCCTTTTCTTATTTTAATATTCATTGAGATTCCGAGACCCAGTATGGCCCAAAATGTCGGCGCTACAGAAACTGCACTGTCATTAAACATTCCAGCCATAAGATATCCTATAACAGCTAGGCTGCATCCCAATCCCACAACCTCATATATATCCTCATAGCTGCTG
This window encodes:
- a CDS encoding ABC-F family ATP-binding cassette domain-containing protein — encoded protein: MAVLQINNIHKSFSGETLLKNLSFSIDEKDKIGLVGLNGAGKTTLVKILLEEEHHDTDEETKIQGTISKKGGLKIGYLSQNFDLNKENRVFDELMSVFSHLKKDYERIQELNERLAVDINNFDEIMEELARLSTRYEQEEGYSVEYKVKQILTGLNFPENLWKNVIGDLSGGQQSRIALGKILLEEPELLILDEPTNHLDLNAIEWLEKFLKDYNKAFILISHDRYFLDNVINKVFELERKTINIYRGNFTDYTIQKEAYLTGAIKSYEKEQDKIKKTEEFIRRYKAGVKSKQARGREKILDRMEKMDDPVVSIRKMKLKFQVENVSTDRVVKIRNLSKSFDGQEIFRDVNMEVYRGDRIGLIGKNGVGKSTILRIINSLENKDSGEILWGERIKIGYYDQKHEGLNEDATVIEELLNNYPLSEEQARSICGGFLFSEDDAFKKIKTLSGGEKARVALMRLIMDKPNFLILDEPTNHLDIYSREILESALEEYDGTLIVVSHDRHFLESVVNKIYEITKDGSTLFKGDYEAYKSNSEVNEKDTQGNIDYEEQKKIKNRIGSLERKGQKLEEGIEGLELEKSILEERYHEAGKINNLETLMDIQKELDLIDDKITKTMEEWEAVQEELSEISE
- the rplW gene encoding 50S ribosomal protein L23, producing the protein MTVYDIVKKPIITEKTELLRREFNRYTFEVTPKANKIQIKKAVEEIFNVKVESVATLNVKSVVKRHGAKLYNTQAKKKAVVKLAEGNTITYFQNV
- the rpsL gene encoding 30S ribosomal protein S12, whose amino-acid sequence is MPTLNQLVKKGRATLEEAKKSPALHGNPQRRGVCIRVYTSTPKKPNSALRKVARVKLTNGIEVTTYIPGEGHNLQEHSIVLVRGGRTKDLPGVRYKVIRGALDTAGVANRKKSRSKYGAKKA
- the rplC gene encoding 50S ribosomal protein L3: MAGILAKKIGMTQIFENGKFVPVTVVEAGPNFVLQKKTEEKDGYTALQLGFDEKKEKNTTKPMMGIFNKAGVKPLRFVRELKADSVEGYELGQEIKVDILDGVEFVDIKGTSKGKGTAGVMKRHNFSGNRATHGVSRNHRLGGSIGQSSFPSKVLKGLKMAGRYGNAAVTVQNLKVVKVDVENNLLLIKGAVPGPKNGYIVVKPAIKK
- the rplB gene encoding 50S ribosomal protein L2, giving the protein MAIKKMKAMTNGTRHMSKIVNKELDMVRPEKSLTVPLKSAYGRDNYGHRTARNRQKGHKRLYRLIDFKRNKLDIPARVASIEYDPNRTANIALLFYADGEKRYILAPKGLKKGDVVMAGSNAEVKPGNAMKLKDMPVGTQIHNLELQIGRGGQLVRSAGTAARLMAKEGTYCHVELPSGEVRLIHKECMATIGEVGNSEHQLVNIGKAGRNRHMGRRPHVRGSVMNPVDHPHGGGEGRTPVGRKGPVTPWGKPTLGYKTRGKKSSDKFIVRRRNQK
- the rpsG gene encoding 30S ribosomal protein S7; this translates as MSRRRAAVKRDVLPDSRYGDKVVTKFINSIMLDGKKSLAETIFYGAMDLIKEKTGQEGYEVFKTAIDNIKPQVEVRSRRIGGATYQVPVEVRIERQQTLALRWLTTYTRQRKEYGMMEKLAAELIAAGNNEGATVKKKEDTYKMAEANRAFAHYKW
- the rplD gene encoding 50S ribosomal protein L4, whose translation is MAVLNIYNLAGDQTGTLEVKDTVFGIEPNKAVLHEVLTAELAAARQGTAATKTRAMVRGGGRKPFKQKGTGRARQGSTRAPHMVGGGVTFGPQPRSFEKKVNKKVRKVALKSALSAKVAEGSIVVLDGAIEAPKTKTIMALTKALEANTKQLFVVNDLANDADFNLYLSARNLENAVVLQPNELGVYWLLKQNKVIITKEALATIEEVLG
- the fusA gene encoding elongation factor G, which gives rise to MARKVSLGMTRNIGIMAHIDAGKTTTTERILLYTGITHRIGEVHDGAATMDWMEQEQERGITITSAATTCFWRNHRINIIDTPGHVDFTVEVERSLRVLDGSVAVFSAVDGVQPQSETVWRQADKYEVPRMAFFNKMDRVGADFDMCVNDIREKLGSNAVPIQLPIGAEENFEGIIDLIQMKEIIWPLDTATGQDFQVVDIRAELADKAEEARNFMIESIVETDDDLMEKFFGGDEISEDELRAGLRKATIANEIVPVTCGTAFKNKGVQPLMDAVVDLMPSPLDIGAIKGTDVKNDEIEMERLPGDEQPFSALAFKIMTDPFVGKLAFFRVYSGIIEKGTSVLNSTKGKKERVGRILQMHANNREELSVVYCGDIAAAVGLKETTTGDTLCDMSQPIILEKMEFPEPVISVAVEPKTKADQEKMGIALGKLAEEDPTFRVQTDEETGQTIISGMGELHLEILVDRMKREFNVESSVGKPQVAYRETITTNIDHDVKYAKQSGGRGQYGHVKIKVEPNPGKGFEFINKVTGGAIPREYIPAVERGCKEALESGVVAGYPMEDVKVELYDGSYHEVDSSEMAFKIAGSMAVKQAAAKCSPVILEPVFKVEVTTPEEYMGDLIGDLNSRRGMVSGMTDRNGAKIIDAKVPLSEMFGYATDLRSKSQGRATYAMEFSEYAQVPASIQKSIQEARGK
- the tuf gene encoding elongation factor Tu is translated as MAKEKFSRSKPHVNVGTIGHVDHGKTTTTAAISKVLSDKGLAKKVDFANIDQAPEERERGITINTAHIEYETANRHYAHVDCPGHADYVKNMITGAAQMDGAILVVSAADGPMPQTREHILLSRQVGVPYIVVYLNKADMVDDEELLELVEMEVRELLSDYGFPGDDIPVIAGSALGALNGEAQWVAKIEELMDAVDSYIPSPERAVDQPFLMPVEDVFTITGRGTVVTGRVERGIIKVGEEIEIIGIKDTQKAVCTGVEMFRKLLDQGEAGDNIGALLRGIKKEDVERGQVLAKPGTITPHTGFTSEVYVLTKEEGGRHTPFFTGYRPQFYFRTTDITGAINLPEGVEMVMPGDNVEMTVELIHPIAMEEGLRFAIREGGRTVASGVVATITK
- the rpsJ gene encoding 30S ribosomal protein S10 is translated as MASNKLRIYLKAYDHALLDQSAKRIAEVAKKSGAEIAGPMPLPTKIKKYTVLRSVHVNKDAREQFEMRVHKRMVEIKNSSQKTISSLTAVNLPAGVGIEIKQA
- the rpsS gene encoding 30S ribosomal protein S19, with amino-acid sequence MARSLKKGPFCDHHLMKKVEEAIASENTKAVIKTWSRRSTIFPNFIGLTFGVYNGKKHIPVHVTEQMVGHKMGEFAPTRTYYGHGVDRKKKKK